From Choristoneura fumiferana chromosome 7, NRCan_CFum_1, whole genome shotgun sequence, the proteins below share one genomic window:
- the LOC141429897 gene encoding inhibin beta chain-like, whose amino-acid sequence MYFLEGSEVTSSTKLQYAEPATRWISETLNGQRLIEFRLGQEERDGDSIAVASAELLVLAETATRARHLRYTLWAFAVGNGSVGEMAGVARLQPHGSWQRLDVTAAARRWAAAGARQPLRLLLDCTGGCTGRVRLRLGGGQAARPLLRLRLAAPATRRRRALDCDANSNGRCCRQTYYVSFRALGWDDWIVAPEGYYANYCRGACAPFLNYHSQVVEAARLERAACCAPVRFSALSLIYFGADSNIVKRDLPEMVVEECDCP is encoded by the exons atgtattttttagaaG GTTCCGAGGTGACCAGCTCCACGAAGCTACAATACGCGGAGCCAGCGACTCGATGGATCA GTGAAACCCTGAACGGCCAGCGGCTCATCGAGTTCCGGCTGGGCCAAGAGGAGAGAGACGGCGACAGCATCGCCGTAGCGTCAGCGGAGCTGCTGGTGCTCGCGGAGACGGCGACGCGGGCGCGGCACCTGCGCTACACGCTATGGGCGTTCGCCGTTGGCAACGGCAGCGTCGGGGAGATGGCCGGCGTGGCGCGGCTGCAGCCCCACGGCAGCTGGCAGCGGCTGGACGTGacggccgccgcgcgccgctgGGCTGCCGCCGGCGCGCGCCAGCCGTTGCGGCTGCTGCTCGACTGCACCGG CGGCTGCACGGGGCGGGTGCGGCTGCGGCTGGGCGGCGGGCAGGCGGCGCGGCCGCTGCTGCGGCTGCGACTGGCGGCGCCCgcgacgcgccgccgccgcgcgctcgACTGCGACGCCAACTCCAACGGCCGCTGCTGCCGGCAGACGTACTACGTGAGCTTCCGAGCGCTCGGCTGGGACGACTGGATCGTCGCGCCGGAGGGCTACTACGCGAACTATTGCCGCGGTGCTTGTGCACCTTTCCTTAATTACCACTCGCAG GTGGTGGAGGCGGCGCGACTGGAGCGTGCGGCGTGCTGCGCGCCGGTGCGCTTCTCAGCGCTATCCCTCATCTACTTCGGCGCAGACTCCAACATCGTCAAGCGCGACCTGCCCGAGATGGTGGTCGAGGAGTGTGACTGCCCGTAG